A stretch of Acidimicrobiia bacterium DNA encodes these proteins:
- a CDS encoding phosphotransferase family protein, with amino-acid sequence MAGWVTVSTDDAVPIGPLTEWLHANVAGSHGAVHVEQLSGGSSNLTFRVRDDVHDLVLRRPPLGRVLATANDVLREHRVQHALAATDVPVAAMLGACADVSVIGAPFYVMSMLDGVVYTDAEAVAHLTEADARAASYELVDVLVRLHAVDPSAVGLADLGRPDGFLERQVRRWRTQWETSKQHDCPEIEEVADRLSRAVPAGAHTGIVHGDYSFNNTIWERHRPAVMQAVLDWEMATLGDPLTDLGMLVTYWGPVGERLWRARAPQPHRANAGFPSADALVERYARASSRPLDDIDFYRVLATFKLAVISEGALARIVERAPERAASTRAVVEELAAAALDQAERSSDPALNGRARAKEAYQR; translated from the coding sequence GTGGCAGGCTGGGTCACCGTGTCGACCGACGACGCCGTCCCGATCGGGCCGCTGACCGAATGGCTGCACGCGAACGTTGCCGGCTCGCACGGCGCGGTGCACGTCGAGCAGCTGTCGGGTGGGTCGTCGAACCTCACGTTCCGCGTGCGCGACGACGTCCACGACCTCGTGCTGCGGCGGCCGCCGCTCGGTCGCGTGCTCGCCACCGCGAACGACGTCCTGCGCGAGCACCGCGTGCAGCACGCGCTCGCGGCGACCGACGTGCCCGTCGCGGCGATGCTCGGCGCGTGCGCCGACGTGAGCGTGATCGGCGCGCCGTTCTACGTCATGTCCATGCTCGACGGCGTCGTCTACACGGACGCCGAGGCGGTCGCACACCTCACCGAGGCAGACGCGCGTGCGGCGTCGTACGAGCTCGTCGACGTGCTCGTTCGACTGCACGCCGTCGACCCGTCCGCGGTCGGGCTCGCGGACCTCGGCCGTCCGGACGGGTTCCTCGAGCGCCAGGTGCGGCGCTGGCGGACGCAGTGGGAGACATCGAAGCAGCACGACTGCCCGGAGATCGAGGAAGTCGCCGACCGTCTCTCGCGTGCCGTGCCCGCGGGAGCGCACACCGGGATCGTGCACGGCGACTACAGCTTCAACAACACGATCTGGGAGCGCCACCGGCCGGCGGTGATGCAGGCCGTCCTCGACTGGGAGATGGCGACGCTCGGCGACCCTCTGACCGACCTCGGGATGCTCGTCACGTACTGGGGACCCGTCGGCGAGCGACTGTGGCGTGCACGCGCACCGCAACCGCACCGCGCGAACGCCGGGTTCCCGTCCGCGGACGCGCTCGTCGAGCGGTACGCGCGTGCGAGCAGCCGGCCGCTCGACGACATCGACTTCTATCGCGTGCTCGCCACGTTCAAGCTCGCGGTGATCTCGGAGGGCGCGCTGGCGCGCATCGTGGAGCGTGCGCCGGAGCGCGCCGCGTCGACGCGCGCGGTCGTCGAGGAGCTGGCGGCCGCCGCACT